The Syngnathus typhle isolate RoL2023-S1 ecotype Sweden linkage group LG11, RoL_Styp_1.0, whole genome shotgun sequence genome contains a region encoding:
- the dusp7 gene encoding dual specificity protein phosphatase 7, with amino-acid sequence MRSPHPLGGCAMVTVTMSKSAEWLQEELESGAAALLLLDCRPHELYESSHVEAAINVAIPGLMLRRLKKGNLPIRSIIPNNEDKEKFVKRCKSDVVLLYDEAGPERLESGLGSSVLGLLLQKLRDDGCKAFYLEGGFNKFQSEFPEHCETNLDCSCPSSSPPSSVLGLGGLRISSDCSDGESDREPVSATESEGSPLPSNQPAFPVQILPYLYLGCAKDSANLDVLSKYNIKYILNVTPNLPNMFEHEGDFKYKQIPISDHWSQNLSQFFPEAISFIDEARSKKCGILVHCLAGISRSVTVTVAYLMQKLNLSLNDAYDFVKRKKSNISPNFNFMGQLLDFERTLGLNSPCDNHAASPTNEQLFFTTPTNHNVFQLDTLEST; translated from the exons ATGAGAAGCCCTCACCCGCTGGGAGGCTGCGCGATGGTGACCGTGACGATGAGTAAGAGCGCCGAGTGGCTGCAGGAAGAGCTGGAGTCCGGGGCCGCCGCGCTTCTGCTGCTCGACTGCCGGCCGCACGAACTCTACGAGTCGTCGCACGTCGAGGCGGCCATCAACGTGGCCATCCCTGGCCTCATGCTGCGCAGGCTGAAGAAGGGCAACCTGCCCATCCGCTCCATCATCCCCAACAATGAGGATAAGGAGAAGTTCGTCAAGCGCTGTAAAAGCGACGTGGTGCTGCTTTACGACGAGGCCGGCCCTGAGAGACTGGAGTCCGGGCTGGGAAGCTCTGTGCTCGGGCTGCTCCTGCAGAAGCTGCGGGATGACGGATGCAAGGCTTTCTACCTGGAAG GAGGTTTCAATAAGTTCCAGTCCGAGTTCCCAGAACACTGCGAGACCAACTTGGACTGTTCGTGTCCCAGCAGCTCCCCGCCGTCGTCAGTCCTCGGGCTGGGAGGCCTCCGCATCAGCTCCGACTGCTCGGACGGCGAATCGGACCGCGAGCCGGTCAGCGCCACCGAGTCCGAGGGCAGCCCGCTGCCCAGCAACCAGCCGGCGTTCCCCGTCCAGATCCTGCCGTATTTGTACCTGGGCTGCGCCAAAGACTCAGCCAACCTGGACGTGCTCAGCAAGTACAACATCAAGTACATCCTCAACGTGACGCCCAACCTGCCCAACATGTTTGAACACGAAGGGGACTTCAAGTACAAACAGATCCCCATTTCTGATCACTGGAGCCAGAATCTCTCACAGTTTTTCCCGGAGGCCATTTCGTTCATTG ACGAGGCCCGCTCCAAAAAGTGCGGCATCTTGGTGCACTGCCTGGCCGGCATCAGCCGCTCGGTGACGGTAACGGTGGCCTACCTGATGCAGAAGCTCAACCTGTCGCTCAACGACGCCTACGACTTTGTCAAGCGGAAGAAGTCCAACATTTCCCCCAACTTCAACTTTATGGGCCAGCTGCTGGACTTCGAGCGGACGCTGGGCCTCAACAGCCCGTGCGACAACCACGCCGCGTCACCCACCAACGAGCAACTCTTCTTCACCACGCCCACCAACCACAACGTTTTCCAGCTGGACACGCTGGAATCCACGTGA